A window of Pseudomonas putida genomic DNA:
GCGCGCAGGACCGCCCAGCGCCTGGGCGCCATCAAGGAAGTCCACAGCGAGCCCTATGACTGGCTGATCAAGGGCCTGCCCGTGCGCGGCATGCGCACCACCCTGCATATCGACCCTGACGGTTTCGAGTGCTGGGGCGAAGTGCAGCTGTTCGGCAACGTGCTGTCCCACTTCATGGCGTCGTATGCCAGCAGCAATTCCTTTCATCAGTTGCAGATCGTCAATACCGCCAACTCAACCCGCCAGCTATGGCCCGCCCGGACCGGGCGGCAACCGGTAATGTGACCAGGAGGTCCCATGAAGAATCTCCCTGAGCAAGACTACGAGAAGGGCCACGTCGATGCCCAAAAGTCTCCACCACCGAACGAACTATTCCCGCAGGTTGACGCGCTTGGGTTCGACACGCGCTCAGATACAGGTAATCCCATCGTTGACATCGCCTCTCCACTGCTCGGCTTGGTCATTCGCCTGGAAGGCACCGAAAAGTACGAGCACGTCGAGCCGCTGTACGCCCACGTCAAGACCATGATCCACGGCATGGTCGAGGAAGTGCGCCAGCTTGAGCACTGCGATGAAGGTGACCGCGTGGTGTTCTCCTACTGCCTGTGCTGTGTGGTCGATGAAGCGGTGATGGCCACGCCCTGGGGACGTGACTCGCCCTGGAAGGCACAGTCCCTGCTCAGTGCTATCCACCAGGAAACCTGGGGCGGCGAGAAATTCTTCAGTGTGCTGGAGCGCCTGCTGGAAGCGCCGGAAAAGCGCCGCGACCTGTTCGTGTTCCTGTTCTGGTGCCTGGCATTGGGTTACCGAGGCAAGTACGCCAACCAGACCAATGGTGATCAGGAGCTGGAACTCTGGATGGCGCGTCTTCGCAAGCGGATAGTGGAGCTACGCGGCCCCAAAGCCCCCTCACAACGGTTGACCGACCCTTTCACCAATGTGGCGCCCCGCCACTATCGCATGAATCGCCAATTGCCCTGGTGGACACCGTGGGCCGTCATGGGCGTGTGCTGTACCGCCCTCTATGTGTATTTCACCAGCAGACTCAACGGCATGACCGAACAAGTTTTGGCTTCGTTGCAAACACTATTGCAGCCATAACTTCGGCCCGGCCGGACTGACTTGACTCAATAGTCACTGCGTCTCCGGAAGCAGCAAGTACAGCTGCATCCATAAAAAAGATAAGCGCTGCATTTGGCGAAACTTCCTACGCGATTCTAGGAAGCTACTGCGGCGACCTGGAAGGGATTCCTCGCTACGGTCTTGAGTGCACTTACGCCGCGCGTTTTATAGCGCGTTCGGCTCCATGAACCTGCCCGAAAGGATGAACAGCAGGAGTCTGCATGAGCAACTTGAACGATGTGCGTTTTACCTTCAGCACGCCCGCCGACGAGGCAATAGCATTTGACGTGGTGTCCTTCGAATTGAAGGAAGGGATCAGCGAACTGTACCGACTGACCCTTGAATTGGTCAGCGAATCGGACGACGCCGACTTTGCCACCCTCCTCGACCAGCCCGCCGCTTTGACCATCTGGCAACGTGATGAGGCGGTGCGCCATGTGCACGGCTTGATCAGCAGCTTCGAGCAAGGCAAGACTGGCCACCGCCGCACCCGCTACCGCGCCGTGATCGAACCGCAACTGGCCCGCGCCGGCCTGCAATCGGACTGGCGGATCTTCCAGCACCGGCCAATCCCGCAACTGCTGGAGGACCTGTTCCGCGAACGCCAGTGGGGCACGTTGACCCAGTACATGGTCAACCCGCACCAAAGCCGCGAGTTCTGCGTGCAGGCCGGCGACCTGGACCTGGATTTCTTCTGGCGCCTGTCGGCCGAGGAAGGTTTGATTTCAATCTTCGAGCACAGCGAAGGCAGCCATGGCCTGATGCAGGCAGACAGGATCAACCAGTTCGGCAGTCTGGAAGGTGAGCCGGTGCTGTACGTCGCCAACCGTGGCGGCACCGAGCAGCAGCCCTGCCTGCACCACTTTGCCTACCGCGAGCAAGTGCGCAGCAGCCGCCAGGTCCAGCGCGACTACACCTTCACCCACCCGCGCTACAACCATGAGCACACCATGTTCCCTCGGGAGATGGGCAGCCAAAGCAGCGATTACGAACGTTACGACTACCCCGGCCGCTACAAGCACGATAACGCTGGCAAGCCATTCACCCAGACCAAGATTGATGCGTTGTTCAGTGATGCGCGCGTGGCCGAGGTCGAAGGTGACGATGCCCGCTTGCAACCGGGTATCGCCTTTCAGCTGACCGGCCATGCCCGAGAGGACATGAACATCCTCTGGCGCCCCCTGCGCATCACGCACACGGGCCGCCAGTTCACCGCACTGGAAGAGGACGCGGCTGAGGCCGAGGTCGGTACGTCCTACACGTCGACCGCCACCCTGATTCCGGCGCAGGTCGAATGGCATGCTCCCGCCCGCCCCAAACCTGTGATCGAAGGCCCGCAGATGGCCAAGGTGGTCGGCCCGCCGGGTGAGGAAATCTACTGTGACGAGCATGGCCGTGTGCGGGTGCAGTTTCCCTGGGATCGCTTCGG
This region includes:
- the icmH gene encoding type IVB secretion system protein IcmH/DotU — its product is MKNLPEQDYEKGHVDAQKSPPPNELFPQVDALGFDTRSDTGNPIVDIASPLLGLVIRLEGTEKYEHVEPLYAHVKTMIHGMVEEVRQLEHCDEGDRVVFSYCLCCVVDEAVMATPWGRDSPWKAQSLLSAIHQETWGGEKFFSVLERLLEAPEKRRDLFVFLFWCLALGYRGKYANQTNGDQELELWMARLRKRIVELRGPKAPSQRLTDPFTNVAPRHYRMNRQLPWWTPWAVMGVCCTALYVYFTSRLNGMTEQVLASLQTLLQP